GGGACCTTTACACTAATGCAGCACTTCTTCTACTTCTATCTTGCAAGGTTGTACGAATGATTTATTGATGTAGacaaatgaaatttaatgaaagaaattatctttattaaatgattaaatcgatcAAGAAcctgacaaaattgcacacgtggcccaaaagtcaacaaagttagtgcggatccgaataaaactcgtgtcagcacataaatgaaTAATTGTAATCGAAACTACGTGATTCCAacttaaatcgaaaattgaatgttattgatgattcgaaatggtaatcggacatttgattcaattaataaattccttaacggttataattaaatcaattattttctgcttaAATTAGATATgagaataattaattttaaattaaacagaaaatacatattgatttaattatacaattaaagaaaaattattattttagtgtcattaaaatattctataaaatagaaaccttgacactataaataccccttccaacatgaagagaatgtgacttgagaagaagaaagaaaattacttgtgcaagatcactctcgagaaatcccaaagtctcccaagtccacgaagaatcattaaGCTAcaaaatcgctcgttcttcatcaaattcaaatccaaactcaagtccagtGAGACAGTTTTGGCCTCTCATTTGTGGAGACTTGTAGTAACGCCGGGACAGAAGACAATCACCTTGTCAAGTAGTTTGTTAGCTCGTTGAAGGGAAGCGCCTTtgagtggtatacagacttagagccggagtatgttgacagttTGGACCAGATGAAGCGCGAGTTCCtcaatcgattctatagtacaaggcggacagtgagcatgatggagctaactagCACGAAGTAATGGAAGGATGAATCTGCGGTCgactacatcaatagatggcgctTACTTAGCGTTGATTGCAAGGACCGACTATCAGAGGTGTCAGCCGTTaaaatgtgcatccaaggcatgcactttgattttctatacatcttgcaaggaatcaaggcttgttctttcgaagagttggctacccgagcccacgacatggagctaagcttggcaagtcataagggaaagaatgaGTTCCTGGTTGaccaacaaaaacataaagtcttcggaagcagatttgacaaggttgtgaagaagccttcTAAAGAATtaatggtcatcaatactgaACATATTAAGATCTCCACGCGGGATAAGAAggagttcaataaggtggaacctcctcgaacctacgataggagtaaacgcACATTGAAGGACatggagcgaaagacgtacccattcccagactctgatgtggcgggcatgttagaggatatgctcgaaaacaagataatagatctTCCGGAGTGTAAGcgtccagaagaaatgcatcgtgTCAACGATCtgaagtattgcaaatatcatcgtctcgttagtcaccctatagagaaatgctttgttctcaaggatttaTAATGAATCTCGCAaagcaagggaagattgagctGGACGTTGACGACGTTGCTGAAGTTAATTGCACTACCGTAACATTCGGATCATTCGAGCCAGTTTCATTCCCTTTTCACCCAATGAAAGCACTGTTCCAGTTCACAAAGGAGGCGCGTGAATGTGagaagaccaaagaagttaaagaatgtcatGCTTCCACGCCTATCCTccaagttgcctctaatgccgatgatgaaggatggataTTGGTCACCCGGAGAAGAACTCACAAAGGTATAATGTCAAATTCACCGATTGCCCAACCAAGTCATAAAaaatcacctccacgacgGGAGGAAAATGGACGAGGACGTTTTGAGACGAAAGTCGTTCCATATTTGTGGAAGCCTCTTCGCCGAAACTTGTCAATAGAGCACTTGCCTACAAAACAACCGGAGGTCTcttcaatggccacaagttgtgaagtcagctccaaagAAGACGAAAAGTctgaagcaagagaaatatgttcaagtcaagtgttaaagaaaaatgaggtgttgaaacagttggagagtctacctttccaacttagcctctctgacttgatgcaattgTCAAAATTATCGAGATGCGCACTTGTGGAGTTGCTCATTGACGTaggaaaacactccacaagcatgaaggaatgtggcgcatgtgatgcatattgtgatgCCATTCACTtcatgcccaagtcaaccatgtctcaactcggcattaacgttgatgagttatcaagcAATCGTCTCATCatccaaggtttcaaccaaggaggacaaagagcgatagggatgatcagactagacatggacatcGGAGAGCTAAAAGCAAACAGCTTGTTCCATGTCATCGATGCAAAGACCTcgtacaacttgttgttgagacgaccatgggtacatgaaaatggcatcgtaccatccactttacaccaatgcttcaagttctatcgcggaggtgtgaaaaccgtGGTAGGAGATACCAAACCATTCACAGAAGCCGAATCATACTTtgcggattctaaattctacatagatgaggagtcaatgaaagaagtccTTCCGGTCGGAGTATCCTCTACGGGGAAAGCCGCTAAAGTTAGGGAGAATGATgtcaaatcaaaagacattgaGCTTCATGGTGAAGTGGCAACATCGTCTGCGAAAAGAAAAGTCAGCCATGCCTTTTCGGTCCTTCGCTATGTCTCGAAGTCTAAACGAAGGTAGGGGGAGTCTCCATTTGTGGGGACAAAGTCATAAGAGTATCCACAAAAATTAGAAGAGGAGgatgtgaaattgttgagGGAGGAAtcaacattgccattaatAAAGGTGAGCAACTGAAATCCTACAAAGAAGCAACTAAAGGGGtttgtcaaaccaattcaaggtaagacAGAACATGGATTGTTtcccaagaaaagaacaagtgaaTGGTTTGATCCTAACGCATACAAGTTGTTAGAAATAGCTGGATATGACTTTGGTTCGTCAAGGAAAAATGACAACCAAGCTACAGCAAAGATGACGGATGAGCTCGATGAGCCACAgaagaagttaagagagcaagAGGCAACAAttgattcttctaaagctGGTCTCGGTTTCACTTCGAGCAAGCCAATCAGAATTTTAGGAAGAAGAAGGGCGGAGCAAGCCAATGTGAAACATATCAGTGTCGAGgtagttgaagagaagagtcaagAGGTTCAGTCAACCTCTCGCATTTCGTCATTCGATCGCATTCGTCCATGTTCCCGAAGAGCAACATCTGAACGTATTgaatgatcaatcacaaaggTGTCGGTTTTTGACCATGTGAATATAACAACAAGTAGaggttcagtcttcaatcGCATCGGTAGTACAACCACTCAACCTTCCGTGTTCAAAATGATGTCAAGTTCAGACGAAGATAAGATAGAGTCAAACCTCATTTTGCGAAAGCCTGCATTGGAAATGATCCAAGCACCTAAGGAACAACAAATAAGTAAGAGGAAAACAACTTGTAGTCAAGCGGAGAGCAAAGAAATCTGAAATCTTATCCCGTCACGCATGAAGAGGCattgtgtgttggaagtggattccacggatcaactcaaagtgaagcaacataccatcatattcactaGCCAAAAAAGAGATAGCAACCTTGGTAATGGCGATGAGGATAACATTgtccaaacctcttatcatgtCACAGTGGCAAAAGCAGATGCCGTAGaggaagacgatcatgaagattttgaaattgaagtagacgaagctcctccagaacttgaagacggggGGCAAGCCACTATGGACGAACTTAAGGAGATTAACTTGGGAACAGAAGGAGACCCAAAacctatttttgtgagtgcgtctttaagttccgaagaagaaaatgaatatcttgatctgttgctcgagtacaaagatgtttttgcttgAATTTACAAAGAAATGCCCGGCCTCGATCCAAAGGTACCAGTTCAACGACTTGTTGTCAAACCGGAGGCTCGGTcaaccaaacaaaaacaaagacaCTTTCGAACAGAACTTATTCCTTAAATTGAAGCATAAGCTTATAAGTTGATTGCCGCAGTCTTCATTAGAGAGGTTTAATATCTTAAGTGGATCACAAACATTGTTCCCGTCAGGAAGAAGAACGGACAAATCTgcgtttgtgtagattttcgTGATTTAAATGAGGCGTGTCCAAAAAATGATTTCCCTCTGccaatcatagagctcatAGTTTTGTCATTCATGCATCGATCATCAGGTTACAATCAGATAAGGATGGCCTTAGAGGATGAGGAACTCACTGCATTTCGAACTCCTAAAGGAATTTATTGTTATAAGGTCATGTCATTCGGGTTAAAAAATACCGGTGCAACGTACCAACATGCTATGCAGAAAATTTTCGGTGACATATTGCACAAATATGTAGAGtgttatgttgatgatttggttgtcaaaacaaataaaagaagTGATCAGTTGCAAGATCTACGAAGAGTGTTTGACAAGTTACGCGAGTACTAGTTAAAAATGAACCCTTTGAAGTGTGCCTTCGGCGGCAgttctggaaaatttcttggattcatcgTGAAGCACCGAGGCATTGAGGTAGACCAATGAAAAATTAAAGTCATCCAAGAAATTTGCACGAGCTGACAAGCCTCCAAGGACGACTTGCCTTCATCAGACGGTTCATATCGAACCTGGCGGGCCGTTGCCAACCATTCAAtcgactcatgaagaaagatgtttcatttgtatgggatgaagcttgtcgcaatgcctttgagagcataaagaaatacctGGCGAATCCTCCGGTGTTTGGTGCACCTGTCGCCAGGAAACCTTTTATCATTTACATCGCtgctcaagagagatcacttgAGGCCTttcttgcccaagaaaatgaagccaaaaaggagaaagccTTGTACTACTTAAGTCGGACCCTCACCGGGCCTGAGCTAAATTATCTGCCGATAGAGAAGATGTCTCTTGCACTCGTCTTCGCCATTGaaaagttgaggcattacatGCAAACTTACACAATGCACTTAGTGGCGCGAGCCGATCTGGTTAAGTTCATATTATGTAAACCAATTCTAACCGGGCGCATGGCTAAGTGGACGTTATTATTGAACCAATACGACATCATATATGTGCCCGCTAAAACAGTGAAATGATAGGCATTGGCTGACTTCCTGGCAGACCACCCTATTCCAGCGGATTGGGAAATCTCAGATGACTTCGTGGACGAGGAGGTCTTCCTTGCAGAGGTCCTCCCTACTTGGAAGATATTTTTCGATGGCTCTTCTAGGGCAGACGAAGCAGTGGCtggtgttatctttgtctctccacaaaaacagatattgccttattctttcactcATGGGGAACTGTGCTCCAATAATGTCGCAGAGTACCAAGCGTTGAtcatgggattgcaaacaacgttagaaattgaaatccagagtctcgaagtgtatggagactcaaagttggtgattgatcaactgctcactaattacgaggtcaagaaggaagatttggtaccttatttccaactcgccacacaactcttgaagggctttgataatgttacactTATACATGTGCCacagaaagaaaatcaaatggcagacgcattggcaaacttggcggcgactttggcattgtctggagatgaaattttggacatcccTATTTACCAAAGGTGGGTCATGACAACAAAGCCTTCACTCCAGTGTGCcagttctcatgtagtgtcagtttacaccattgatgttgaagattgTAGACATCATTTTATCGACTATCTTGAGCACAATAAGCTTCTCGAATATTCGAAGCAAAGGTGGAGCATCAAGTGGCGAACACCTCGGttcctctactacaaagaaactttatatcggAGGTCATTTGACGGGTACTCCTTCGATGCAtgggaaaagatgaagaagtcAAAGCCATGGAAAATGTTCATTCTGGAGTGTGTGGAGCACATCAGTCATGACCAAAGTCACATTTTCAAGTAAGACGACTATGGTATTATTGGCCCACCATGGTCAAGCattgtatggagtatgcacaaaaatgtcaagcttgtcagtttcatgccaacttcattTATCAGCCACCTGAGCAGTTGCATCCGACAATTGCTTCGCACCCATTTGATGTCTGGAGAATGGATGCAATCAGACCCATCACTCAGAAATCATCGGCTAgtcatatgtacattctgGCAGCCATTGATTCTTTCTCAAAGTGGGCAGAGGCGATACCgctcaaagaaataaagaaagaaaatgttgtggacttcattacgGGAAGTATTATAATCGgtgcaaaaaaaaagtaaaaactatAGATGGAGGTTCTCTCTTGATTCAAAACGctggaacatatatataaaaaaaaaagtcttgtTAACACAAGTTGTTGTTGTCCTCGTCTTGTACCtgaatataacaaaaacatgTTCTCAGGTGTCGATGAAttctttcaaattctcttcACTGCACCACCtctatttctttttgtttgttaaTTGCTGGAGACCTATATTTGTTCATTGAGCACCATGCTTTGATTTAAATATTCTAGCATGAGAACGGTGCTTTGTAATTGAACCGCATCAGCACCAATGGCTAAGCCATACAGCTACAGTTGTTCTCATGTTTTTTCCTCTACTAAATTATATGCTTCGTTGTTATATCCAATTAACAAAGTTGGAACAAAGCTAGCAGTCCTCCACTCAAAGATTCCAACCATGTACCGACATGAAATCAGCAGAATTACATCCATGCATCGCAATTGAAAGTAAAGAGAAATCACAAAGCAATTTAAAGCAAAACTTGCTTTCGGTGGTGGAATCTCTATGCAATTAAAAAAAGCAAGATATTATATGTTTTTAAGCATCAGGCATCTATATGATGGAAATATTACTACAAAATTTGTGGAGCCTCGGAAGCTAGCTCCACAAATTCTCCAGATTAAagtgcatacttcaagctgcgctttcggcacgtgacgacgacatgtctgcaacacgacttgaagtggggacatttgtagacacatgaaatttaatgaagtaaatcatcttcattaaatgattaaatcgaccaagaacccgacaaaattgcacatgtgacccaaaagtcaacaaagttagtgcatatccgaataaaactcgtgtcagcacataaatgaaTGAACGTAATCGaaactacgtgattccgacttaaatcggaaattgaatgtcattgacgattcgaaatggtaatcggacatttgattaaattaataaatttcttaacggttataattaaatcaattattttctgcttaaattagttatgagaataattaattttaaattaatcagaaaatacatattgatttaattatacaattaaagaaatattattattttagtgtcattaatatattctataaaatagaagccttgacactataaatacctattccaacatgaagataaggggacttgagaagaacaaaaaaatcacttgagcaagatcactctcgagaaatcccgaagtttcccaagtccacgaagaatcattaagttaccaaatcgctcgttcttcatcaaattcaaatccaaactcaagtccacgaagaatcatcaagctaccaaatcgctcgttcttcatcaaattcaaatccaaactcaagtccacgaagaatcatcaagctaccaaatcgctcgttcttcatcaaatccaaatccaaactcaagtccacgaagaatcatcaagctaccaaatcgcttgttcttcatcaagtccaaatccaaactcaaattctcaagatcaagtgcatgtcacccttgagccaggttacatacggagatagaatcagaggagttcacaaagattgaaACCCCGTGCTTGATTATcgataaatcacattttatttgtacacgtgtctgcactcttatttgttttcagattctcgttctataATTGAATATGGAACTGGAAGTGATTTTCAGATTGATCTCTAGCTAACCATAAATCTGCTTATAAATAGAGTTGTCTGCAATTTTTGTtgacttaattttttttccccaTATATATGGTACCTcttctaattttgataaagatTAGGAGAAGTCAAAAATAGAAACCCTCCTAAGTAAAAGTGTCTTGAATTACAAGAATACAATTGCATCCCAAGAAAGAGTTCAAAATGTGCAGTTCATTTCTTTGGTACAGAATGACGGTCGATGATCATAGTGTTAAAAGAACAATAGATAAAAGAGAAGGCTAACGCTAGGTGACTGAGACAAAGCTCCAACCAGAAACGCTGAAATGATAAGTATGATTAAGTTGTATCCAGTATGAAAATGTTTGACTCCAATTCATTGGATATATACATTGTTTGATTTGCAGCCAAGACAGTACTGAAGAATCCAGCACAATCTACAAAAAGGTGTCCTGTAGCAGGTAAAGTCATATGATCTGACTAACAACTAACACCAAACTCTAATACATGGTAAACGTGGAATGCGATCAATCTCTAAAATCAGAATTGAATAAAATTAGTCTAACAGTGAAAAACTGAAACAACGCCGAGGTTAGTGTTGAGTTAGATCTCCGCGTGTACCAAATTTGATGATTTTATGTTAGACAGATTCAGCCCCATAATTTCCATCACGGTTGCCATTTTCTTTACTCAGTTTGGATTTTGGTAATGTAGAGGCTTGTCGTGGGGATGTTCTGCCTGATTGCTGCCTCAAATTTAGGTAAGTGTATATCGACATTCCGGCGATTGCTGTGAACGCCCCACATATACTGGTCTTGCCAGGATTGGAACTAAACAGGTAGTAGTTTCCAAGAAGAATGACACAAGTTTTGAATTGACCAAGAACAACATGTGTAACAGCTGATGTAGCCCTGTCGAAAAACAGAAGGATAAAGAAAGAGGATGAGAACCAAAACAACCAGCCAAAAAAGTGCATGGTCCAGAaagtagtatatatatagtgatggATGAACATATGATTATATTTTTCCTAATATACATAACAGAATTATATAATCTTACAAGACTCTTTCGAAGTGGTTCTTATGAGAAAGGGAgttgctattttttttttaagagggAGCTGCTAGTATATATCATAAAGGTCATTTGTCAAACTTGGCTTGGTGTCTTTGGTCAGTTGTTAAAGCTACATCATTTTCTACATCAGTCCTCTACCTGCAGATGTTTCTAGATATAGGGACAAAATGTTGATGTGTTGCAAGCATGGATCAATCCTTCCACAGTCAGTAATAGCCATGTCGGATATAGCCTACAATGCATACAACAACCTCCTTTAGCTGTTGCCTATATCTATTAGATATACTCTAGAATTGTTAATTACGTTCCCAGGTCCATGGCTATAATGTTGTTAACTAGATTCTAAATTGGCTGGTTTGAGAGCCATTAAATACCATGTGCAGAAAAACAAGTGAAAAGGATGCGAGAGCCATGAAGTACCATGTGcagaaaaataagtgaaaaggATTTGCTCCATGATGTGATCATCATTTACTAATGCAACAATACACAATTAAACAGTATATAAATTAACAGCGCACAATTAATTAGTGTCAATGGAAAAAGCTACGcaagaacaaaacaaaataccCACTAGATATCAGAAAAACTCTTCAGACATTTATATTTGGAAAATTGCCTTTGGTTGTAAAAAAATGTAGTTAAATGTCAGTGCAGATACACCTCAAAGCAATTTAGATTTCTTTCATCAATATTGAAGATTTGATGGTAACCAGTTTTCAACTCCAGTATATGAATTTGCTCGTAGTGATCTACAGTATTATCTCTCCAATGAAGAAACTAAAGTATAAGCATGAGGAGACTAAGTATCACAAAATGACAGAGAACAGATAGCTGAGCAGATAAAAGACATAGATAGAGGTTAAATGGATGTTAAAGGAAGGTACTGTAAAATCGAAGAGCCGTAAACTTAACATATAGACTATGTATCCATAAAAACCAGTTCCTTATATGATATATGGAAACTCCAAATGCAAAGTAGATAAAATGCATCAAATAACCTCAGGAGTCCACATAATCTAACAACCCAGCAATCAGATCCTTACTAAGGGTTTATGAGTTAGTATGTAAGTTGAACTACAATATTGTACCCCATCAACAACTTTGTTCATTTTTTCAGAAACTGAAACTTTTACATGACTGATCTGGGTAAAACCAAACCTGACAATTTTGacgtaaattattttattataaaaaaaaaccaagcaTGTCATTAAGCCAAACAGAAGAAGCAGATATTATTTAGAAATTAGAAGATACATACCCAAGAGCTAGAGCACCAGACCACTGAAGTAAGAAGCCGAGAATAGCTGACATGAGAATGGCCGAGGTGTTATTAAAGCTCCAATTAAAGGAGAGAGCACCAGgcggatccaaccagggtatcAACGCGATgagaaaaaataaagtaaCTGGCGTTGTCTTCCACATTAACCTATTTCATCACAATGCATTGCATTTTGGTTATGAAGTAATGGAGATTCTTTCATGTGGATATCAAAATAAAGGACATCCCAATAAATTTAGGAATCACAAATACAGCATAACTTACGCCAAGGCAGTCCAGTTCTCCTGCTGTTGCAGACTAGACCAAAGAATCTTGTTGATTGCACTGGGTATTATCCATGCTAATGCTACACAAGCACCAAAGAGATGGAATTGCAGATCCGTCACAGTAGCCACAGCAACACCAAGAGATACTACTGCAAGTGTTAGGACCTGAAAGTTGAGTTGGACATAAATAAGAACTTCTAACATATAACTTTTACTTGACTATAACAATGatcgaaaaacaaaataataaatattggAGTGGAATTTGGAAAGCAAGAGATCAATCAATTCCAGATACCCAGACAGATACAACTCATACAAGCATTTTGAATAACAAAGTATCATAGACCGAAAAGAATAGTTCAAAGTAAACCAGAAAGTAGGATGGTGTCCCTTTTCAAGCAGAGAAAGAATGCGGAAATTAGGAAATCATTTGGAAATGTGAAATGTCCAGGTTACCTCCACAGATTTGAagtaaaatttttatattGTACCACTCAAGGCGCTGGACACAAAACTCATGGTGGACAAATCAACTCCAATATTCTTTTAATGCGCCAATATATATTAGTGGAATTTTTATGCTTTAATAATGGTTGGCATGCAGTCACAATGCCAGGTTTTACAATCCATAAGAGCTTTTTTTTCACTGTTATAAAATATACTCATTCAAATTGGCACGTAGTATGCAGAACACAGTGAACATAAGGTTCACATACTCATAATAAGATGAAAATAATGAGGATAGTGATAACAATATGCTATCCCCGTTTCCCCAAACCTGCAAAGGTATAAATGAATCACCTTCTTTTTTTGTGACAAGTAAAACCAGACATGGATCATCTCAAATAGGTTGGTCTGCTACAGTTCACTTGCTTAACTGATACTTAAGAGgaccaaaagaaaatttattacCTTGAGAAAAGACACTCTTTTATTGTAGAGTAAAAATTCTGCAAAAACAATCGATGGTGTAACTGCAATCTTGGACATCTGATAAAAGCC
This is a stretch of genomic DNA from Argentina anserina chromosome 4, drPotAnse1.1, whole genome shotgun sequence. It encodes these proteins:
- the LOC126790544 gene encoding nucleotide-sugar uncharacterized transporter 1, translating into MFNFFGRKDVRKILKRKDSDAGERGKALEHLRSSLFNVFRSPEGVKRQQQQLCGPATALTFNFVVAVGIIFMNKLVLKVVGFQFPIFLTFIHYVVSWLLMAILKSLSILPASPSKSARLTTLFTLGFVMALSTGLANVSLKYNSVGFYQMSKIAVTPSIVFAEFLLYNKRVSFLKVLTLAVVSLGVAVATVTDLQFHLFGACVALAWIIPSAINKILWSSLQQQENWTALALMWKTTPVTLFFLIALIPWLDPPGALSFNWSFNNTSAILMSAILGFLLQWSGALALGATSAVTHVVLGQFKTCVILLGNYYLFSSNPGKTSICGAFTAIAGMSIYTYLNLRQQSGRTSPRQASTLPKSKLSKENGNRDGNYGAESV